The DNA window AACTACAATTAATGAAGGATGACTTAATGCAACATACAACTCCACAATATCGTGCACCAGAAATGATAGATTTGAGTAAAGGGTTCCCCATAGATGACAAACTGGATATTTGGGCCTTGGGGATATTTTTATACAAATTATGCTATTACACGACACCTTTTGAACGACCCAATCAAAGCTCATTACAGGAGTTAGAACATAcaatattgaattgttCGGAAACCTTACGTTTTAATGACCAACCAGGTCTGATGTTCTCACCACGATTGAAAAATGCCATTAAAGTTTGTCTTCGAGGTGATCCCAGAAGAAGACCCAACGCCGTGCAATTGTTGGGTGAGATTGCGGCAATGAAAGGCGAGAAGACCATTCCTAACGTGATCCCATACAGTGTGATAGAACAACTGAGAGCTAAACAAACAGTGGCTCCAGAGGAAGACACCAAAAAAGGTCAAGTGTCACACGTtgagaaaaataaaatcaccTCTAAACCTAAGACCGACCCCTTTGCAAATATTGATAAGTCAAAACTTTTAAACAAATCAGGATATAAATTATCCCTGGTAACTGCAGAGTCAAGGACAGTGCCAGCAAGACCTTTGAGTGCATTTTTTGACGATGGCAATACCTCAAGAATATATTCTCAAGGAAATAGATCAACGCCTTCGGTGCAAGATTATgtgaaagaagaattggcCAAGGGGGAAAGTTATGAATTTAATGAACCAGATGGAACTTTAGAGTTTTTAAAATCCAGagaggaagaaaaatttcatcaaaGAAATGATACTGGTGGAAGTTTCAAGGCAGCTTTCAAAAATGGATTGAGAAAGATAAGTACTGGTGGTAATATAAGTGCCAATAACACAGGTAGCTCAGTTAAAAGTAATCGCAGAGCAAGTCTCAAGCGTATCATCACAGGAGGAAGTAATCAcaataaaaagaattttgaagaaaatacCAAGTATATGGAAGATAGTAATCCTGTCTCCTCTGCCCCTAAAAAACTATCAATTCAACATAGGATGCAACAActtttgaatcaaaatgAACATCAACACATACAGAAATCTGCACAGGGATACGGGAAGTATACCGACACCAAGGCGTCAGAAGACATTGATGAAATAAACAAACCAACACATTCCAAACTTGTTCAGAAGAAATTGTCACCACCAGCTGTACCAGTGAATCTATCATCACAGAGAAACAGAGCACAGCAACTGCTGCTCCAGAATACGACTAAGAAATATTCTGTCAAAGACTCTAAACCTTTGAGCAAAGTAAGAAATATTCCTCCCAAGGACACTGTCAAGACCAAACCACCTCCACCAAAACCTAAAAAACCAGTGTACTTGAAGTCTCCAACTAAATTAGAAATCACAGATCAAAGAAGATTAAGTGATGCTAGTGAGATTTCAATGCCTGACTTAGATGATTTAGAGAAACAGTTTTCAAAGAGATTTCCTAGTTATGTGTAGTTTATAGTTTATATTTTCTCTCTGTACGTTGTCAGAATATAAGTTCTTTGTTGCTTTTATCTCTTAAACATTAAGCttcaaattaaaattaaaattaaaagaaaaaactttTTACATATACACTATACATGAATCATCATTACAACTCTTGGATCTACTTCTActctttttattattttattttattttatttttgttttgttttttcaaaatcaatcttCCGAAGAGGAGtaatcttcaattgaatctAATATGAAATCCACTCCTTCGTCGAATTTTTCTTGTATGACATCACATAATCCATCTGATGTTGTTTTAATTACTCTACcaaatttctttcttggaCGTTTGCTAAAATCATCATGACCATTTGATTCTGCTGGCTTGTTGCCTCCCCCATTTGAACCATTTCCATTGGTTCCATTACCagtaccaccaccagtCCAGCATGTATTAAAATTACTGGTGAAAATAACggaattttgataataccAATCCACCATTGATTCATCCATCACCGGAATTAATGGTTTCAATGTGGTTCGGTTCAAAAACGCCACTGTTCCCTTGACTAAATCTTTTACTTCATTTGATGGTCTTTTGCCGTATAAATTCACAATTGCTTGATAACTATCACCAAATCCAACCAACAcaagatttttcaattgttggaAATACGTTATATAGTTATCCCAAATATAAAGCAAAACTTCTTGAGCAAAAATGATTGGATTATAAGTAGACGATTCTGATGTTGTCCCTGGGATCGGAAGTTGGAATGATGGGATATTGATGTCCAAATACCCAAACTTTTCTTGATTATCAGAatctttttccttttgtATTTTGTCCATTATTTGCACTAAAGGATGTTCTAAAATCATGGTTGAATTGGTTTCAATGACTCCGTTTGTTGGATTTATATTGGCCCATATTTCGGGTGGGTCGTGTATTGTTAATATTATGGTGGTACAGTCATAAATATCAGGACTTGCAACTACCAAATCTTCTAATTGGTCCGGTATGTCAGTAGTGAATGGGGATTTTTCGCCATTAGGTACAGAACTGATGATTGGGATGTTgataaattctttttcattgaaTAACTTTTCCACTTGATGACTTCTGATTGGATCAGCAATATTCACCAATTTGTAGTTTGCTTTTTCTATATCAGGTAAATCATAAACATCTTCAAATATGCTATTTGGAAACCCTTCTCTTAAGCATTTAAAGTATTTGGATTGTATCTTCATCACTTCGTCAACAACTTCGATGGTCTCCAAGTGTGGGCGTAGAGTGATTGTATTTTCCGGTGGTTCACCAACTAATACTTTAGCTACTGCCAACGCACTTTTACTAATTGAATCTAAATTATAACCGCCCTCCAAAATGACTGCCAATTTTCCTCTGGCAATTCCCTTTAATGTGTGGGTCATATACCCATAACCAGCTGGTGTAACATGACAGGCACCAATTACATCTCCATCGGCAGCATCAAATCCAGAACTGACAATAATGAGATCGGGGTCAAATTCCGATATTACTGGTTGTATTATCTTGTTAAATGCATAAACATAGTCACCATCGTGCATACCATAAGATCTCCAAGGAATATTTATAGTGAATCCTTCCCCAGGACCTTCGCCAACTTGATTTGAGTCACCATATTTGGTGCCTGGGTAAAATCTCCCATTCTCAAATCTGTGtaaagaaatatataaaacTCTCGGATCGTTATAAAACGCCTTTTGAGTTCCATTACCATGATGGATATCCCAGTCcacaataacaatttttcgAACTGATTCAGGATATGTCTTCAACATATTTTTGGCGGCCACGGCAACGTTACtgaataaacaaaatcCTGCTGGGGTATTAGGTTCAGCATGATGCCCTGGTGGTCTCACTATAGCTAAAGAATTTTTCACTCTCCCTTCAATAACTGCTTTACAGGCTTCAATAGTACCACCACAGGATAATTTCGCCGATAAATACGAATCATTGTTAACATAAATGGAATCTCCCGTTTCTGTTTCCTTGAGTAATTGATCTCTTGACATATCTTCAGTGgattgaataaattttaaatgatCTTCAGAATGAACTTCCAAAATTTCTTCAGCTGTTGCTTCTCGGATAGGAATTTTCAACATAAATGGtccaatttcattaattccTGCTAAAGAAGGATCAAGAACTATTCCGGCTTCtaccaattttttataaattctGTATATTCGACGAGGGTCTTCTGGATGTGGATCAATATATTCGCTATAGGATGTGAATACCTTAGCATGATATCTCATTCTCACGTCATAAACTAATCCTGTTTTCAATGGAGTATAAAACAATTGTGGTTTTTTGGGTGGAACTACAACCACCTGTGGCTCATTCACAATAATTCCATTAGAATCTGATTCAGTTTCGGGTTCCtctaattttattttcttggtAGATGGTTCTTGTGGGTGTACAGTATCATATGTACCAGCagtggtagtagtaacttcttcttccattTCAATAGGGTTAGTTTCATCATCTACCTCACTTAATTCTTCCATTTCAATAGGGTTGGTTTCATCATCTACCTCACTCAATTCTTCCATTTCAATAGGGTTAGTTTCATCATCTACCTCACTCAATTCTTCCATTTCAATAGGGTTGGTTTCATAATCTACCTCGCTCACTTCTTCAAAGCTGGCTTGAGTAGAATCTTCAGTTGCAGTTGAGAAACCTTGACTTTcatgttcttcttctggaATTAGATTCTCCGGATTAGAATCTAGATGTTCTTCTTTATCAGTCGACATTCtcgaaaaacaaaatgataatgagTGGGAAAATGGTAGCTTCTATATGATTATTcgataatgaatttttgaCAGCGgtaattttctttgataCTAATTTGGTTACAATGTAAAAGTGATAAGTGTATCGTCCAAATGTATCTTCTTGGTAtatgtttatttttgagtttttcctcttctttttcaattttgattgaaagaaagaaagagattaatgaaaacaaaaacaaaaacagaaacagaaacagaaacagagaaaaaaaaaaaagaaagaaaaaaaaaaagaaaagaaagaatcaacaaaaaagattgaagaataagaagaagaaaaaacaattattgtgtataaaatacaaaagagaaattaaattatcagACAAGAAGAGTGAAACCCGAGATTTCTAAATCTGTATGTTATTGTTTGGaagaatatttataaaatttgttggtttatAATTACAATGTGAACTTTACTCAGACAATGTTTTATCAAACTCTTTTATTAAACAGTTTTCTTTGCTTTTACTTAATTTCTGGcattaaaatttgaaatggGACCAAAACAGACAGATAAAACACCCTTTTGAAGAAGGAGAGAAGaacaagagaaaaaaaaaaaattttttcttacAAAATGTATTCAGATTTTCCCGAGGCTTCAGGAACCATGAAGAAATGacatttgattaattaGATAAGCAAGAAGTAACAGGGTTTACAAAACATTTTTGTAAGTTTACAATTAAAGGAAGAATTAATACTAATAGGATTTGttcctattttttttctgacTACTCAATCGACTCCAATCTCTCTTCGTTGGCTTTTGAATTGCCTAATTTTTTGCTCCACTAAATGTCTTTATTGTGCAGATAATTAAAATTCGAGATTTTTCCGAATTTAGAAACTTGCGTGTACACTAAGAATTTTTTGGAAAGGTTGGCACATACGTCACCAATACAGATGAGATGACTCACATACATACAACGTTTTGTTGATAACATATTCTTCGCTATAAAACCCATTCACAAGTCCAATTCTTGTAATTagattgttttattttttttttctttgcgGTTAGGTTTGTTTTGGAAAACTTTAACTGGCGAAAATGTCATTGCTTATCCCAACACTAAGAGACCAACACGATGCACATGGCGATTTAGAGGAAGACGAGGCCTACCAAAATCTATTAATCAAAGAGCAAAACTCgacaaacaataaatacATTTGGAAGTTTGAAGCGGTAAAAGGATTTTTTAAACAAACTGACGAACAAACCGATGATATGGCGTTTAGATACACTGAACAAAAACTCGGCAGGTTAGATGATTGGGAAACAATAGTGACTAATCTCCAACTGTTGAATCGTGATTCTCCAGATAATGAAACTTATAAATTGATCTTTTTGGCCCGACATGGGCAAGCAAAAAGTAATGTGGCGTCtcaaaaatattcaaaagaGGAATGGATGCGTAAATGGAGATTTTTGGGGACTGATGGTGAACTAACTTGGGGTCCTGACGCTGATTTGACTGAGTTGGGGCTTAAACAAGCAGCAGAAAACCATCAGTGCtggaaacaacaactacttGAAGGTGCACCCTACCCTAAACGATTCTATGTTTCCCCCTTGCAAAGGCTGATCAAAACCCACAATATTACTTGGCCAAACACCAAGCCCATCGTACTTGAAAACGTACGTGAAACTATTGGTTTACATTTGTGTCATAAATGCTCAAACAAGTCATCTTTAGAAGAGAGGTTTCCCAATCTTGTGTTTGAAGACGGATTCACTGAGGAGGATTTATTGTTCGATAAATATCTCCCACGAAAAGAGCACTTGCACGAGCAATTCTTGAGAATTAATGGGGTTTTACAAGATATATTCAGTTCTGATGAGGAGGATATCTTATGTATAACATCACATGCGGGCACTATTAGAGCATTCATCACGGTGTTGGGCCATCGAAAGTTTACCATCCCAACAGGTGGAATGATACCAGTAGTAATCAAAGGAACGAGAACTTGCTAATTGGcatcaaattaaaaaaaaaaaaaaaaacttgtGCAAAATGCAAACTAGAAATCattatatacatatatatatgactTACATACATACACGCAATACCGTTATTGAAGGTCACTTgacttttcaattttatggATTAAATACAACTCTTCCTTCGTAACCACCGGCTCTCAACTTCTCCAAATACTTGGGTAATTCTGTCAATGGAGCATGAGCAACTTTTGGTTTGACTTTTCCCTGTGCTGCCAATTCAAATGCTTCTCTTAAATCCATCAGAGTACCCCAGAATGAGCCCTTGACAGTAATTTCACGAAGATCTAAATCAGCAAGATTGATATTGAGTGAAGATGCACCCAAACCTACGGGAACAATAGTACCCTTTGGTTCACAATACGTTTGGCACAAATCATATGTTGCCTGGAcagaaacaaaatcaaaacaagcACTAAATGATCCAGGCAAAACGCTCTCGGGTAACTCGCTGTAAACCTGGTCAGCTCCAAAGGCTTTGGCTTCGTCTCTTGCCTTGTCCTTTTTATCCAAAACAGTAACTTTGGCACCAAATGCTTTTGCAACTTGAATAGCATTGCCTCCTAACCCACCAGCTCCgataattaatatattgCTTGCTGGACCAACACCGGCAGACTTGATGGCATGGTAAGGAGTCAACACAGCATCAGTAATAGCTGCCGCTTCTTCAGAAGTAACATTGTCGGGGATTTTAACCAAATTTCTTGGTCTTTTGACCAACAAAAATTGCTCGTAACCACCATTGTAACCCAAACCGAACCAGTCCAAAAAAGACTTGGTACAGACATTATCGTTACCAGTAAGACAATGTTTACAAAGACCACAACCATTGGGACCAACACAAGCAACACGATCTCCAACAGAAAATTCACTCACTTCTTCACCTAGTTCAGCAACAGTCCCAGCAATTTCATGGCCCATCACATAATTGTCACCACAATCCAAACCTTCATAAAGAACATGTAAATCTGAATGACAAAGACCGACTGCATCAACTTTCAAAAGCAATTGACCAGCACCTGGCTTGTTAACCGGCAAGTCTTTTTTCAAGTTAAGACCACTGgatttattataaaaaaatccGTACTGCGTTGAAGGAATTGACATTGTGCGTATTGCAAGTGCTTTAGAATAAGATTGTTTAATTGGACTTAATCGTTTCAAAAGAAGTGacatttcaaaaacaataaataattgacTTTCGAGGGATTTAAGCTatatttgaaagaattcttgaaaaatatttggtgGGGGTAAACGGGGAAgaacaaagaaaagatggggaaatgaatgaaaacTATCAAATAGCATTGTgggatttattaatttagtAAATTTGCTTTACTATATAAAGTGTAAAGTCCGGAAGCCAAGGGATGTTAAAAACATGGTGTGATGTAAGAATATGTGAATAGGAATtgggggaggggggggtGAGTTGGGCTCTGAGATAGTCTATGCATATATTTAGAAGGCTCTCTTTCTTGATTGTAAGATAATTGAATGTTATTTTATGCgagtgtgtgtgtgtgtgtcaGAGAAAGGGGGGGTGGTCGGAGCCCAGAAATGGGATATAGGggggaggaggaggagagAGAAAATAAATCCGTATTTGGTGGTGAATACTAGCCTCATTCGCCAAATAGCAGAATCCTCATACCATCACCAACAACTCTCGTTAGACGGAATGTGATTTACCGAGTTCGAcaataatttgttgttcTAGAATCTCGTAGTTTGGAATTACATTGTTACAGAACtagaaatagaaatattGCAATAACAAAAAGTAAATAAAACGGTCTGGAGTGAAAATTGCTTaaccaagaaaaacaaaaaaaaaaaaattcctAAATTGCCGCAAAGATAGTACCACCAGAAGAATCACATACTTGTTAAAGCTCTCTCTAAACGAAGAAAGATGATGTAAATTATCAAGCACAGTCGTACGAGAGAAAATGAGAAACCTATAATTTTAGAAACTAAAGCCAAGGCTTGGGTGAATGAAtatgttttgttttgttggaCAGATAAACTGCAAAATGTATGATGACCTGATTAACATACACTTCTGGTAGTTTTAAATTTGTCAATCATTCCTCGGTGAAAAGCACAGGGCTCGGTTTTTATTGAGGTAGTTgagaattgattgaaagGAGTGAGATTCTGCAGAGAGTATATTTGTAAAGTCAACAGAGAGTGCTCCTAATATTTGTTAGCAAAAAAAGAGGGTGGGTGGATAGTGTGATGTAAATTGcaaatccaaatccaaatccTTTGTTCAAGAATGGTCTGTGTCATAtgtcaattcaatttatggTCTGATCCCACTCTCTTAATCAAAGAAATTCTAGCCAAATCTTTAATAAAACCTATTTCATAAAAATTTGGAGACAATGttgatgcaaaaaaaaaataatcttgAAATGTCCTCTATAGTGtcttttcaaataaataatcaataaactTTGCTTGCATATCAGCTTATATTTAATACTTATTCAACTCAATTCTACTTAAATTAGGAAAAAGACCCCAAATGATGGTATTAACtttaaattattacttGGATATAATTAAGCGGATTTATGATTTTACCATGAAAAGAGTTGTTTGGTCGAGTTGTAATAAGCTTACCACAGTTAGCTCTTCTCACGTGACTGGATGGCCGAGCGGTCAAGGCGCCAGGGTAAGGCGGCGATAAATCTTATCGCGTAACGTTTACCATAACAATCCTGGTCTACGAAAGTGGGCGCGAGTTCGAATCTCGTTTCagtcaatatttttttttgtcttaaCTCCAattatatctttttttaatcGAATACAAGCTTCTGCTGTATCAAGCTTTCCAAATGTGTAGATGACTTTTCAACTTAAAGAAGAACTCAAAATAGATAAACACTaaatgagaaaaaaaaaagtgaatcCAACTCAAAAATcacttttcattttctccGAATCATCTTATGTTACAACCCTACATGCTAATAAGTTTACAGTACGTATTacttttttattattaaagaCTGATTCTAGGATTACAAATCATACACTATATTACATCATGACAGATTGGGAAAACCTGTTAACAAATCTTGTTTAATCTATTATTGAGAGTTCTTGCATTGTTCAAAAAaacttcaattaattcCTCCAATCTAAGATTATCTACCCCATTCtgaattttatcaatagCAGCAAATATTTCCATAACACCCGCTTCCAACTCTACTTCATATTTATCTTCTGttttattaccaataaCTCGTGTCAAATCAAACTTGGTAATGGTAGGTGGATGTGTGTAAGAAATTCTCTTCTTCTCCCTGACCATCTCCGGCTTATTCTTGGTAATGATCGAGTCAATATTCCCCTGTGGAACTGGTATTTCCAATGACATAGATAATCTCAAGTCAAATAAAGAGCCTGGATTATGAATATACAAATCGGCTACACGTTCCTTCTGTATGGCAACCAATCTAGGTGGCGATAGTAAGTTGTCCTTGGAAACACGAATCCGTTTCGGATGCTCACCCTTTCTCCCCAATTGATAGAAGCTGTCAGTATTATCGGATTCaagaattttgaatttcctTCCCTTTTTCCCCTCTTGGAAACTTTTTTCCAACTCATCCAagaattttgttatttCCTTCCAGGCCACTTCTTCCACTTGCATATCAAAAAACACACTAGAATGATCAGTGAAAATACATTCTGTCACCACGTTCAAGTCGATTCTATTCCCACTtcttttatcaataattttccCAAATTTCAACTCTAATTCAACATTCCGTTTACTTTTCTCTTCAACATTGGAAAAATTGGCATACACCCATTCAGCTATTTTCCTAGTGATTGAACTTGGGGGTATCAAACCAGTAATACTACACTCCAAATCAACACTTCTAGTAGTGGTATAATCAAATACCGGTTTTTCAGAAAGTCTAGTGATGACTTCATTCCCATCGTCAACATTATTTTCCTCTTTCTGTCTATTTGGAGGAACCCACCTCTGCGCCCAAATTGGAGGAGTTTCATACCGACGTGGTTTCTTAGATTCCTTAAgctttttgattttggtcAAGTCATCGTCCTGTTCATCAAATACCGGTTGAGGTTccttttttagttttggttCAGGTACACTATCTGCGACCTTTTCGACTTTGTTTACATTACTGTCGTGTTCTTCAAGCTTTGGCACTGGTGTCAGTTGGTTTAGATTCGGTAAATTTTGctcagtttttttttcagttttagTAACTGGTTCCTCATAAGCATCTATGATATTTGCAATGGAATTTCTCTTCGTGATAGCTGGTGACGATCTTGCACTCGAATGCTCACTACTTCCCACCAGACTCAGTGAcggtggtagtggtggtggaggttTATGTGCAACACTCGGAGAAGTTAACAGACTTATGCTGGGTTTTCTAAATTCTGGACTAATACTTGGTTCTGGTTTTTTAGTTGGAGTTGAATCTGATGGAGTGTCGTTCAACATGCTCGTTATTGAGTGACGTTCATGAACAGAAGGTTTATGGTAAGCAGTAGGGGATTTGGTAATCTTGGCATTCTCATCATTCCCATTCCCATTCCCATTTGATGGCGGGTCATCATTTAAAATAGATCCAACATTCATTGTAGTATGGCCATAAACAATTCAACGGTTGCCCATCAACAAGCTATTTCTGGTATTTTTggaggttttttttttcttcttcttcttctgacTTTCCGTACCCAACCTTTTGTATACAGGAAAACGACCATGGCTTTGGTTTAATTACATGACCGTGAGAGCTATGAAGTAGAAGACTCTTCACACATTACAGATATGGCAAATAATGTGATACTTGTAacaatttccaaaaaattatttgccGGTGCTagtttaaatattttttggaAGAAACTTTGGTTCACATTACTTTTTTACTACGTTGAAAACAATGGTTTCACATAAGCTATTTTTATCTTTGTATCCATTGCTATATACAATTTTAAAGTATTTTAGCTCCATCTAGTGATGAAACATATGCTGCATCAGATGGGTCGCTACCTTGCAACACCAATTCCTTGTCctcttcatcaacaaaaaccaCCTTTTTGTCTGCAGTTGTTTTCAATCGTGGTTGGATATACTCCCATACCTTGTCCTTCAATTTAGGAGGCTCAAAATTATCAGCAATTCCAAAATGCAAACGTTCACCAATTATAGATGTAGTGGGCGGTATTACAGGTTCAACGTTCAAATGATCATTTATCTCTTTTTCTGCTGCAAGAATCATTCCCATAGACTTTTCCCCACGTAGTTTCCGTGTCCTCATATTAGTAACTACTACAACTTTTCTATTTTGCATTTGCTCAATAGGAATAAATGGAACTAATCCAGAGCAGACTTGAATTGTCGTGTCATTTCCTATTTCAACTTGAGATACATATAATTTATCGGAATCGCCATGTCTTTTACATGATTGGATCTGACCAACCTGAAGTTTAAGATACGATGGAGCATCTTCAATATATTAGTATAATGTAAAGTTGTTAATGATTTCTAATTGGCCACGTACAAGTTTTAACTCCTCTAGTAAATGTCCTCAACATTGTTCTTGATGggagagaaaaagaaaaagaaaatagtAGGCACAgttcttttcattttgattgcactataatttaatttttcccttttagtattattaattagTCGCGtctgaaaaattaaatccattttattttttttttttgggataTTTCACGAATCCTTAAAGTCCAGCATCAAgatctcttttttttttcttttcttctttcatcttttttttattatatcttttaagttaaatcaataatactTCTAATCAATATCGCAACACATAATGTCAAATTTTGTATCATCACCAGGGAGAATCCCTTCAGATGCTGCCCAGTTGTTGAATTCACAAACTCTGTCTTCTTTTGGTAGAGACAATTCCACACCAGCACAGCCAATATTATATTCCGAAGATCTTCCACCTCATttacaactacaacaacaacaacagcaacgTGCAGTTGctggaagaagaagacaaATAGCTGTTCCaaaagttgttgatgtgACCAGTGAAAAAGTCAGGGAAAGTTTTGAAACttttattgaagaatttattgaCCCAGAACAAGCAGATGATGATTGGGATGGGAAAATTTACTTGGCTCAAATTGAAGCTATGAAAACATACGAGTACAGTACATTATATGTTGATTACCAACATTTGTTGCTGAGGGAGAATGGTGTTTTGGCCACAGCTATCCTGGAACAGTATTATCGTTTCTCTCCCTTTTTATTAAAAGGTTTGCATAGgttgttgaagaaatatGCACCAAGTTTATTACATACCAATTTACTTCACAATGCAGCAGAAGAAACTGTCAGTGAAACGTCGACCAGTTCTCAAGCAAACGAACGTGTTTTCcagatttcttttttcaatttaccAACAGTACAAAGAATCAGGGACATCAgatcaaataaaattggTTCGTTAATGTCAATACTGGGTACAGTCACCAGAACCTCCGAAGTGAGACCTGAATTGTATCGCGCATGCTTTACCTGCGACTTGTGTTCAGCAGTTATTGAAGGAGTAGAACAAGTTTTTAAATATACCGA is part of the Candida dubliniensis CD36 chromosome R, complete sequence genome and encodes:
- a CDS encoding amino acyl-tRNA synthetase complex component, putative (Similar to C. albicans ARC2), producing the protein MQNRKVVVVTNMRTRKLRGEKSMGMILAAEKEINDHLNVEPVIPPTTSIIGERLHFGIADNFEPPKLKDKVWEYIQPRLKTTADKKVVFVDEEDKELVLQGSDPSDAAYVSSLDGAKIL
- the CET1 gene encoding mRNA 5'-triphosphatase, putative, encoding MNVGSILNDDPPSNGNGNGNDENAKITKSPTAYHKPSVHERHSITSMLNDTPSDSTPTKKPEPSISPEFRKPSISSLTSPSVAHKPPPPLPPSSSSVGSSEHSSARSSPAITKRNSIANIIDAYEEPVTKTEKKTEQNLPNLNQSTPVPKLEEHDSNVNKVEKVADSVPEPKLKKEPQPVFDEQDDDLTKIKKLKESKKPRRYETPPIWAQRWVPPNRQKEENNVDDGNEVITRLSEKPVFDYTTTRSVDLECSITGLIPPSSITRKIAEWVYANFSNVEEKSKRNVELELKFGKIIDKRSGNRIDLNVVTECIFTDHSSVFFDMQVEEVAWKEITKFLDELEKSFQEGKKGRKFKILESDNTDSFYQLGRKGEHPKRIRVSKDNLLSPPRLVAIQKERVADLYIHNPGSLFDLRLSMSLEIPVPQGNIDSIITKNKPEMVREKKRISYTHPPTITKFDLTRVIGNKTEDKYEVELEAGVMEIFAAIDKIQNGVDNLRLEELIEVFLNNARTLNNRLNKIC